A stretch of Natronococcus sp. CG52 DNA encodes these proteins:
- a CDS encoding sugar phosphate isomerase/epimerase family protein produces the protein MDIGVHTPPLADESLEGALAYLSDIGVDAIEPGVGGYPGDDHLVREEYVDDEDAQAELEELLGEFDMRISALATHNNPLHPDDEQAEEADTELREAIELADQLDVNTVTCFSGLPAGGPEDEVPNWITAPWPTEHADAHEYQWEVATDYWSDLAGFADDRGVDLAIEMHPNMLVYEPHGMARLREETNERVGANFDPSHLYWQDISITDAIRYLGERDAIHHFHAKDTKVYEEQAREKGVLDTTAYDDEENRSWLFRSVGYGHGEGHWKDIVSTLRMVGYDGALSIEHEDSLTSSREGLEKAVELLERAVFREQPGEAYWAE, from the coding sequence ATGGATATCGGCGTTCACACCCCGCCGCTCGCGGACGAATCGCTCGAGGGCGCACTCGCATACCTCTCCGATATCGGCGTCGACGCGATCGAACCCGGCGTCGGCGGCTATCCCGGCGACGACCACCTCGTCCGGGAGGAGTACGTAGACGACGAGGACGCGCAGGCCGAACTCGAGGAACTGCTCGGCGAGTTCGATATGCGGATCAGCGCGCTCGCGACGCACAACAATCCGCTGCATCCGGACGACGAACAGGCCGAGGAGGCCGACACCGAACTCCGCGAGGCGATCGAACTCGCCGACCAGCTGGACGTGAACACCGTGACCTGCTTCTCCGGGCTTCCGGCGGGCGGCCCCGAGGACGAGGTCCCGAACTGGATCACCGCTCCCTGGCCGACCGAACACGCCGACGCCCACGAGTACCAGTGGGAGGTCGCCACCGACTACTGGTCGGACCTCGCGGGGTTCGCCGACGACCGCGGCGTCGACCTCGCGATCGAGATGCACCCGAACATGCTGGTCTACGAGCCCCACGGGATGGCTCGCCTGCGCGAGGAGACGAACGAGCGCGTCGGCGCGAACTTCGACCCCTCGCACCTCTACTGGCAGGATATCTCGATCACCGACGCGATCCGCTACCTCGGCGAGCGCGACGCGATCCACCACTTCCACGCCAAGGACACGAAGGTCTACGAGGAGCAGGCCCGCGAGAAGGGCGTCCTCGACACGACGGCCTACGACGACGAGGAGAACCGCTCCTGGCTGTTCCGGTCGGTCGGGTACGGCCACGGCGAGGGCCACTGGAAGGACATCGTCTCGACGCTGCGGATGGTCGGCTACGACGGCGCGCTGAGCATCGAACACGAGGACTCGCTGACGAGTTCCCGCGAGGGGCTCGAGAAGGCGGTCGAACTGCTCGAGCGCGCGGTGTTCCGCGAACAGCCCGGCGAGGCCTACTGGGCCGAGTAA
- a CDS encoding carbohydrate ABC transporter permease produces the protein MATDNRGASSSTLTRPHVAVANKLETISEDKFAYFLLVPTFLLITVVAIYPLLETFRLSMYEDQLGSVGVGDFVGLSNYVEVLTGARDVVLLSGFWYGVAITLGFALASVFFETLLGLGMALVLDKEFRGRAVVRMAILIPWAVPVVIQGMIFYLMFEPSIGFAVRPLQEIGLMSSTPLTTTRDALILLITADVWKTTAFMALIILAGLQSIDRSLYEVGRVAGATRWQRFVMITFPLVLPAILVAMLFRTLQAMQVYGIVVTMSGCSTVPSLTCMVVETFRANRFATSATVAFLTAGIISIIIGIYLVKFVDSLREIGGDV, from the coding sequence ATGGCAACAGACAATCGGGGCGCGTCGAGCTCGACTCTTACGCGCCCGCACGTAGCCGTAGCCAACAAACTCGAGACCATCAGCGAGGACAAGTTCGCGTACTTCCTGCTGGTACCGACGTTCCTGCTGATTACGGTCGTCGCCATCTACCCGCTGCTCGAGACGTTCCGGCTGTCGATGTACGAAGACCAGCTCGGAAGCGTGGGCGTCGGTGATTTCGTCGGGCTCTCGAACTACGTCGAGGTGCTGACCGGCGCACGGGACGTCGTACTGCTGTCCGGCTTCTGGTACGGCGTCGCGATCACGCTCGGGTTCGCGCTCGCGAGCGTGTTCTTCGAGACGCTTCTCGGACTCGGAATGGCGCTCGTTCTCGACAAAGAGTTCCGCGGGCGGGCGGTCGTCCGCATGGCGATCCTCATCCCGTGGGCCGTCCCGGTCGTCATCCAGGGGATGATCTTCTACCTGATGTTCGAGCCCTCGATCGGCTTCGCGGTACGGCCACTCCAGGAGATCGGGCTGATGTCCTCGACGCCGCTGACGACCACTCGAGACGCGCTGATCCTGCTGATCACGGCCGACGTCTGGAAGACGACGGCGTTCATGGCGCTGATCATCCTCGCCGGCCTCCAGAGCATCGATCGCAGCCTCTACGAGGTCGGCCGGGTCGCCGGCGCCACGCGCTGGCAGCGGTTCGTGATGATCACCTTCCCCCTCGTTCTGCCCGCGATCCTCGTCGCGATGCTGTTCCGGACCCTGCAGGCGATGCAGGTGTACGGCATCGTCGTAACGATGTCGGGCTGTTCGACGGTGCCGTCGCTCACCTGCATGGTCGTCGAGACGTTCCGGGCCAACCGGTTCGCGACCTCGGCGACCGTCGCGTTCCTCACGGCGGGGATCATCTCCATCATCATCGGCATCTACCTGGTGAAGTTCGTCGACAGTCTCAGAGAGATCGGAGGTGACGTCTGA
- a CDS encoding carbohydrate ABC transporter permease: protein MATETGPSTQSEDDQSTLQRWIQRSIRDPQLAYRVTFYTAMIFFLVFTLFPFYWLVVLALTPNHLIVNMGILPGGFNISVFWDVFQQVPIHLYILNSFIIAITTTIIVLLVASLAGYVFGRLQFRGKGPLMLLILIISFFPPAAFILPLFRIFTGNIEILGTTTPDLFNTAGAMIIPFSALMLPLSIFILTTFYAQIPDGLEDAARVEGTTRIGALTRVIMPLSMPGLSTAGILTFIAVYQEFFFSFLMTDGRVENWAPLVWGILNFQGRYSDLYNYMAAASIIGVLPVALLVVIAQEKIVSGLTQGALKE from the coding sequence ATGGCGACCGAAACCGGACCGTCGACCCAGTCGGAAGACGATCAGAGCACGCTCCAGCGGTGGATCCAGCGCAGCATCCGCGATCCGCAGCTGGCCTACCGCGTGACCTTCTACACGGCGATGATCTTCTTCCTCGTCTTTACGCTGTTTCCGTTCTACTGGCTGGTGGTGCTCGCGCTCACGCCGAATCACCTCATCGTCAACATGGGAATTCTTCCCGGTGGATTCAACATCAGCGTGTTCTGGGACGTGTTCCAGCAGGTGCCGATACACCTGTACATCCTCAACAGCTTCATCATCGCGATTACGACGACGATCATCGTCTTGCTCGTCGCGAGCCTGGCCGGCTACGTCTTCGGCCGACTCCAGTTCCGCGGGAAGGGACCGCTGATGTTGCTCATCCTAATCATCTCGTTCTTCCCGCCGGCGGCGTTCATCCTGCCGCTGTTCCGGATCTTCACCGGCAACATCGAGATACTCGGAACCACGACGCCCGACCTGTTCAACACGGCCGGGGCGATGATTATCCCCTTCAGCGCGCTCATGCTGCCGCTGTCGATATTCATCCTCACGACGTTCTACGCGCAGATCCCGGACGGCTTGGAGGACGCCGCCCGCGTCGAGGGGACGACCAGGATCGGCGCACTGACCCGGGTGATCATGCCCCTCTCGATGCCCGGCCTGTCGACCGCGGGCATCCTCACGTTCATCGCCGTCTACCAGGAGTTCTTCTTCTCGTTCCTGATGACCGACGGCCGGGTGGAGAACTGGGCGCCGCTGGTCTGGGGGATCCTCAACTTCCAGGGCCGGTACTCGGACCTCTACAACTACATGGCAGCAGCGAGCATCATCGGCGTCCTGCCGGTCGCACTGCTCGTCGTCATCGCACAGGAGAAGATCGTCAGCGGACTCACGCAAGGAGCACTCAAGGAGTGA
- a CDS encoding ABC transporter ATP-binding protein, whose amino-acid sequence MGEVTLEHVTKRYEDVVAVDDMNLEIEDGEFVCLVGPSGCGKSTTLESIAGLTTPTEGRIEIADREVTNLPPKDRDIAMVFQNIALFPHMDVYDNISFGLRLRSYEQEEIDRAVEQAADIVQLEEMEDRQPSELSGGQRQRVAIARAIVRDPEVFLMDEPLANLDAKLRVHMRTELQRLHKELGVTTIYVTHDQAEAMTMSDRIAVINGGELQQIAPPLVCYNEPANRFVAGFIGSPSMNFVEGELVANGLETPKFAVEFDPNRIDGASVGDAVTLGVRPEDVYLTENERYVSAPGDPIEVTTDVLEPMGDEVFVYLLFEDSGDRTMEQQGSRGSEELLMSVDPDTELEEEEAVEVVLDHSKIHLFDTETGAAITHGVEDLTDARVAVADAEHDS is encoded by the coding sequence ATGGGAGAAGTAACACTCGAACACGTCACGAAACGCTACGAAGACGTCGTCGCGGTCGACGACATGAACCTCGAGATCGAGGACGGCGAGTTCGTCTGTCTCGTCGGCCCCTCGGGCTGCGGGAAGTCGACCACGCTCGAGTCGATCGCGGGGCTGACCACGCCGACGGAGGGTCGCATCGAGATCGCCGATCGGGAGGTGACGAACCTGCCCCCGAAGGACCGGGATATCGCGATGGTGTTCCAGAACATCGCGCTGTTCCCGCACATGGACGTCTACGACAACATCAGCTTCGGCCTCCGGCTTCGGAGCTACGAGCAGGAGGAGATCGACCGCGCGGTCGAGCAGGCGGCGGATATCGTCCAGCTCGAGGAGATGGAAGACCGTCAGCCGAGCGAGCTCTCGGGCGGGCAGCGCCAGCGCGTCGCCATCGCGCGGGCGATCGTTCGCGATCCCGAGGTGTTCCTGATGGACGAGCCGCTGGCGAACCTGGACGCGAAGCTGCGCGTCCACATGCGGACCGAACTCCAGCGGCTGCACAAGGAACTGGGCGTGACGACGATCTACGTCACCCACGACCAGGCCGAAGCGATGACGATGTCCGACCGGATCGCCGTCATCAACGGGGGGGAACTCCAGCAGATCGCGCCGCCGCTGGTCTGTTACAACGAGCCCGCGAACCGCTTCGTCGCCGGCTTCATCGGCTCGCCCTCGATGAACTTCGTCGAGGGCGAACTCGTCGCGAACGGTCTCGAGACGCCGAAATTCGCGGTCGAGTTCGACCCGAACCGGATCGACGGCGCCTCGGTCGGCGACGCGGTCACGCTCGGCGTCCGACCCGAGGACGTCTACCTCACGGAGAACGAACGATACGTGTCGGCGCCGGGCGATCCCATCGAGGTGACGACGGACGTCCTCGAGCCGATGGGCGACGAGGTCTTCGTCTACCTGTTGTTTGAAGATAGTGGGGATCGGACGATGGAACAGCAAGGCTCGCGCGGATCGGAGGAACTGCTGATGAGCGTCGATCCCGACACGGAACTCGAGGAGGAGGAAGCGGTCGAGGTCGTTCTCGATCACTCCAAGATCCACCTCTTCGACACCGAGACGGGGGCGGCGATCACCCACGGCGTCGAGGACCTCACGGACGCGCGCGTCGCCGTCGCGGACGCAGAGCACGACAGCTAG